The Notoacmeibacter ruber DNA segment CGCAAGCGAAGCCATATCGCACTGCTCCACCCGAAGCACGATCAGCCGATCACCGGCAAGGCAGCCTGAGGCCATGGAAGAGATGGTGATGGCCAAAGACACTGAGACGGGTCGTGCGGTGATGAAACAGGCCGATGCGATCCGGCGCTTCAACGATCAGTTCAGACAAACGTTTGTCGGCGGCACGGTTCTGACCACGGTCGGCGTGCGGGAACTAAAAGGTGCCGATCAAGTAGCGATCATTCGTGCCGTGCAGCGCTTTGACGATTTCCACCCGGAGAATGATCCGTTCGAAGAGCACGACTTCGGCGCGTTCGACCATGACGGTACCCGCTACTTCTGGAAGATCGACTATTACGATCTCGACCTTCATCATCGCTCGAAGGATCCGGCCGATCCCGCGTTTACGATGCGCGTGCTGACAATCATGCGGGCCGATGAATACTGATCGGCCCATCGTGATGATGCTGGCTCGTAAAGCGCTATCAGGGGTTAACCTGCCCCTTAACCGACTGAATGCCGCAAAAACGCCCAGCGAGCCCGCTACGCGCCCTTCGGTTTGCGGCCCGATGGTAGCCTCGGCCTGTCATTGCCCGGGTCGGTCACAGTGGCGAACAGTTCGGCGACCTCAACCTCCAATAGTTTGGCGACTGCCTCAAGCGTCGACACGGTGACGTTCTCCGAACCGCGCTCGATCCGGCCGACATATGATCGGTCGATGCCGGTCTCCAAGGCCAGCCGTTCTTGGCTAAGTCCTTTTGCCACCCGTAGCCGCCGCATGTTCCAGCCGATTGTCGCGCGTACATCCATGCACGCAGATCATCATTCTGCGGCTTCAGTATCGACGGACTGTGAATCCCGTATTAATATAAACATCGACATACCGATTGAAGTGAGGGGAGAACCATTGAAACGACGACTTATGATCGCCGCTTTGCTAGTCGGGATGAGTGCAAGCGGAGCATGGGCCGCGCAGTGCAACGACATCGAAGTCGAGCAGCTGGTCCTGAACATCTTGGAAGAGAATTGGCTCAACACACAAAATCAGCGCGTGCAGCGCTTCGCGGCCTTCCCCGCCATCTACGGCGGAGACCTCGTCTTCGATTTCTCGCTCAGCGCCATTCGTGACCGCGGATTTGACGATCAGTCGATCCTGCAATGCGCGGCAACCTACAGCGGAAGCATGGAGCTGGTAGGGCCAGACAACCCTGAGGGCAGCCAAATCCTCGGACTGGTTGGCTTCTCGAACCTCTCCGGCGAAATCGTCTACAGCGTCGAGACCACGCTCGACGACCAGCTCTACGTCAACGCCCGATGGTAGGCACGACCAAGCCTATCAAGCCTTCTCAGCGTCCCATTCCTTATCTCGATTAGTCGGAGAGCCCCGATGAGTTCTTACCTCAATTCCATGCGCAAATATGCCACCTTTTCCGGACGCGCGTCGCGGAAGGAGTATTGGCTCTTTGCGCTGTTTTATTTCATCTTCGGAGCGGTCGCCGTCTTTCTGGATGCTTTGCTGTTCGATGCTGTTGGCGAAGATCCCGGCCCCCTGACCATTATCTTCGTTCTCGTCCATATCCTTCCCGGCTTCGCCGTATTGAGCCGGCGGCTTCACGATACCGATCATTCGGCGTGGTGGATGCTGCTCTATATTACCGGCATAGGCATCTTCATCCTACTAATCTTCGCTTTGATCCGCGGCACGGAAGGACCGAACCGGTACGGCCTGGACCCTTATAGCGAAGGAGGCGTCGGGCCGGCCGCAGCGCACGGTCACCCGCAGGGTGGCGGCGGCACGGATATCGTCGCAGAACTCGAGCGGCTTTCCAGCCTCAAGGAGCGCGGCGCGATCAGCGAAGATGAATATGCGGCGATGAAGGCAAGAGCGCTCGACACGGAGAAGCTGGCTTGAACGACGGTGCAGCCTTCATGCTGGACATGATGATCGGCGGGGTGATCCTGCTGATGATCGTGGTGACGCCCATCGTCATCGCCTTCATCCGCAGGCACCCCAATCGCTGGGCGATCTTCATCATAACGGTCG contains these protein-coding regions:
- a CDS encoding DUF3768 domain-containing protein, whose protein sequence is MAKDTETGRAVMKQADAIRRFNDQFRQTFVGGTVLTTVGVRELKGADQVAIIRAVQRFDDFHPENDPFEEHDFGAFDHDGTRYFWKIDYYDLDLHHRSKDPADPAFTMRVLTIMRADEY
- a CDS encoding helix-turn-helix domain-containing protein, with the protein product MDVRATIGWNMRRLRVAKGLSQERLALETGIDRSYVGRIERGSENVTVSTLEAVAKLLEVEVAELFATVTDPGNDRPRLPSGRKPKGA
- a CDS encoding DUF805 domain-containing protein; protein product: MSSYLNSMRKYATFSGRASRKEYWLFALFYFIFGAVAVFLDALLFDAVGEDPGPLTIIFVLVHILPGFAVLSRRLHDTDHSAWWMLLYITGIGIFILLIFALIRGTEGPNRYGLDPYSEGGVGPAAAHGHPQGGGGTDIVAELERLSSLKERGAISEDEYAAMKARALDTEKLA